The sequence ACAGTAAATTAACGCTATCTACATGAAATTTATTTATTGACAAACCTAAATATCTATGTTAACTTTAAATAAATTAAATATATCTTCAGGGCAGGGTGAAATTCCCGACCGGTGGTTATAGTCCACGAACCAATATGGTTGACTTGGTGAAATTCCAAGACCGACAGTACAGTCTGGATGGGAGAAGAGGTGTATATTTTTATACAATAATTTGTTGTTATTGTGTTATTTGTAGCTGATTATGCTCTGGAGAATTTATTCTTCAGAGCTTTTTGATGTGCAGAAAAAATAAAAATTTCATGAAAGCCTCAAAACTGAAACCTAAGATTATATTTAAGAATAATAAATGTACAAAGTTAAATACTAAAATGAGGTGATTTATTTGTGAATGAAAAATTTATGAAAAGAGCTCTTGAGCTTGCACAAAAAGGTAGTGGATTTGTAAATCCTAATCCATTAGTAGGAGCTGTGATAGTTAAAGATAATAAGATAATTGGTGAAGGATATCATCAATATTTTGGAGGAGCACATGCTGAGATAAATGCACTTAAGAGTGCAGCAGAAAGCGTAAAAGGTGCTACAATGTATGTTTCATTAGAACCTTGCTCTCATTACGGTAAAACACCTCCATGTGTAAATGCAATAATTGAAAATAATATTTCTAAGGTTGTTGTTGCAATGATAGACCCTAATCCTAAAGTTGCAGGAAGAGGTGTAAAAATATTAAGAGAGCATGGTATACATGTCACTACTGGTGTAATGGAAAATGAAGCTAAAAAGTTAAATGAGGTTTTTATTAAATATATACAGACAAAGTTGCCATTTTGCATTTTAAAAACAGCTATGACTCTTGATGGCAAGATATCCACACACATTGGTGACTCTAAATGGATTAGCAATGATAAATCTAGACAGCATGTTCATGAAATAAGACATAAAGTATCATCAATAATGGTTGGAATTGGTACAGTTTTAAAAGATGATCCTAGATTAAATACTAGACTAGAAGGTGGAAGAGATCCTATTAGAATAATCGTAGATACTAACGCTAGAATTTTTTTAACATCTAAAGCATTAAATGTTAAGTCAGATGTTAAAACTATTGTTGCGACTACCGAAAAAGCAGATAAAGATAAATTAGAAGCTATAAAACAAAAAGGTGCTCAGGTGATAGTTACTCCACTTAAAAATAATAGAGTTAATTTGAGATATCTTATAGAAAAGTTAGGTGAAATTGGAATAGACAGTGTATTAATAGAAGGTGGTTCTACTTTGAATTTTAGCATGTTACAAGAAGGTCTTGTAGACAAGGTTATGTCATTTATATCACCAAAGATAGTAGGTGGGGAAAACTCCAAAACTCCTGTTGGTGGTGAAGGTATTAAATATATTAGGGATTGTATTAAT comes from Abyssisolibacter fermentans and encodes:
- the ribD gene encoding bifunctional diaminohydroxyphosphoribosylaminopyrimidine deaminase/5-amino-6-(5-phosphoribosylamino)uracil reductase RibD, with the protein product MNEKFMKRALELAQKGSGFVNPNPLVGAVIVKDNKIIGEGYHQYFGGAHAEINALKSAAESVKGATMYVSLEPCSHYGKTPPCVNAIIENNISKVVVAMIDPNPKVAGRGVKILREHGIHVTTGVMENEAKKLNEVFIKYIQTKLPFCILKTAMTLDGKISTHIGDSKWISNDKSRQHVHEIRHKVSSIMVGIGTVLKDDPRLNTRLEGGRDPIRIIVDTNARIFLTSKALNVKSDVKTIVATTEKADKDKLEAIKQKGAQVIVTPLKNNRVNLRYLIEKLGEIGIDSVLIEGGSTLNFSMLQEGLVDKVMSFISPKIVGGENSKTPVGGEGIKYIRDCINLKDINIKAFDEDILIEGYIRKEDC